A window of the Jatrophihabitans sp. genome harbors these coding sequences:
- a CDS encoding acyltransferase, whose product MTAPNTAGTDLSRHFDALDGMRAIASYAVIFTHVGFQSGRSFGTGPQAPWLSRLDTAVPIFLMLSGFLLYRPFVARAFRGLPVPRTAGFYWRRALRVLPAFWVTAVITLGLLSTHRASLGDWLSYLTLTQVYNGHDVDPSLTHIWTLAAEVSLYAALPLLALSLRGRRSPEQLLRSQFLLIGALLVASVAWQLGVYEVEFLGFVATKWLPGTVDWFALGMLLATLSVTPAGCTALRRTREVLSQWAGSPELCWLLAILLYWFLTLPLAGPLDLRVPTAGEHLAKNLLQAAVVFFLLLPLTLGSGGVIGQVLSSRVPRFLGQISYGVYLWHLPVLLFLHRTLDIPIWQGHFWKLLVLTVGLTSVLATLSWYLLERPLLRRYSRPTWRNVGEPSTAKQMPITQST is encoded by the coding sequence ATGACCGCCCCGAACACCGCCGGCACGGACCTGTCCCGGCACTTCGACGCGCTGGACGGCATGCGGGCCATCGCCAGCTACGCGGTCATCTTCACCCATGTCGGTTTCCAGTCCGGCCGGTCCTTCGGAACCGGGCCGCAGGCGCCCTGGCTGTCCCGGCTGGACACCGCGGTGCCGATCTTTCTGATGCTGTCGGGGTTCCTGCTCTACCGGCCCTTCGTGGCGCGGGCTTTCCGCGGGTTGCCGGTGCCGCGGACCGCGGGGTTCTACTGGCGGCGGGCGCTGCGAGTGCTGCCGGCCTTCTGGGTCACAGCCGTCATCACGCTGGGCCTGCTCAGCACCCACCGCGCGAGCCTGGGCGACTGGCTCTCCTACCTCACCCTGACCCAGGTCTACAACGGTCACGACGTCGATCCGTCGCTGACCCACATCTGGACCCTGGCCGCCGAGGTGTCGCTGTACGCGGCGCTTCCGCTGCTGGCGCTGTCCCTGCGTGGCCGCCGAAGCCCCGAGCAGCTCCTGCGCAGCCAGTTCCTGCTGATCGGCGCGCTGCTGGTGGCCAGCGTGGCCTGGCAGCTGGGTGTGTACGAAGTCGAATTCCTGGGCTTCGTCGCGACCAAGTGGCTGCCCGGCACCGTCGACTGGTTCGCGCTCGGCATGCTGCTCGCCACGCTGTCGGTCACGCCGGCCGGCTGCACCGCCCTGCGCCGGACCCGGGAGGTGCTGAGCCAGTGGGCCGGATCTCCCGAGCTGTGCTGGCTGCTGGCCATCCTGCTGTACTGGTTCCTGACCCTTCCGCTGGCGGGCCCCCTGGACCTGAGGGTGCCCACCGCCGGTGAGCACCTGGCCAAGAACCTGCTGCAGGCCGCTGTGGTGTTCTTCCTGCTGCTGCCGCTGACCCTGGGGAGCGGCGGGGTGATCGGGCAGGTGCTGAGCAGCCGGGTGCCGCGGTTCCTCGGCCAGATCTCCTACGGCGTGTACCTGTGGCACCTACCGGTGCTGCTCTTCCTGCACCGGACGCTGGACATCCCGATCTGGCAGGGTCATTTCTGGAAGCTCCTGGTGCTCACCGTCGGTTTGACATCCGTACTGGCAACGCTGTCGTGGTACCTGCTGGAGCGGCCTTTGCTTCGCCGGTACTCCCGGCCGACCTGGCGCAACGTGGGTGAGCCGAGCACCGCCAAGCAGATGCCGATCACGCAGAGCACCTGA
- a CDS encoding class I SAM-dependent methyltransferase, whose protein sequence is MRAHPRSGRRATLRRSIRLFRLFLVEQTRPADFYSALAADAVEQLAEWVALPGAQVLDVGGGPGYFGRAFQQAGASYIGVELDVSTDLPAEIVGLCASGEALPIRSQAVDVAYSSNVVEHLRNPWVMADELLRVTKPGGTVFLSFTPWFSPWGGHETAPWHFLGGGYARRRYVRKTGRQPKNVFGQSLFDYRVSQALAWARNHPDAELVAAFPRYHPWWACWLVRVPVLREVALWNLAMVLRKR, encoded by the coding sequence GTGCGCGCACACCCTCGCAGCGGTCGCCGGGCGACCCTGCGCCGCTCGATCCGGCTGTTCCGGCTGTTCCTGGTCGAACAGACCCGGCCGGCGGACTTCTACTCGGCCCTGGCTGCCGACGCGGTCGAGCAGCTGGCTGAATGGGTCGCGCTGCCCGGGGCGCAGGTTCTCGATGTGGGCGGTGGACCCGGTTATTTCGGGCGGGCCTTCCAGCAGGCCGGGGCCAGCTATATCGGGGTCGAGCTCGACGTGAGCACCGACCTGCCGGCTGAGATCGTCGGGCTGTGCGCCTCCGGCGAGGCGTTGCCGATCCGCTCGCAGGCCGTTGACGTGGCCTACAGCTCCAACGTGGTGGAGCACCTCCGTAACCCGTGGGTGATGGCTGATGAGCTGCTGCGGGTCACCAAGCCGGGCGGCACGGTGTTCCTCTCCTTCACGCCCTGGTTCTCACCCTGGGGCGGGCACGAGACGGCGCCCTGGCACTTCCTGGGCGGCGGCTATGCCCGGCGGCGTTACGTCCGCAAGACCGGCCGTCAACCGAAGAACGTGTTCGGGCAGTCGCTGTTCGACTATCGGGTCAGCCAGGCACTCGCCTGGGCCCGCAACCACCCGGACGCCGAACTGGTGGCCGCCTTTCCTCGTTACCATCCGTGGTGGGCATGTTGGCTGGTCCGGGTTCCGGTCCTTCGAGAGGTGGCGCTCTGGAATCTCGCGATGGTGCTGCGTAAGCGATGA
- a CDS encoding S8 family peptidase gives MSSASAAPTTQAAAPAAPSAVANEVLVGYVSGAAATDRARARDRAAARLAERVVPGAGSRAEVELLRLPSGADRSRAIQALKADPAVAYAEPNWIYTHAATSTDPYYTDGSLWGMYGPSTTPANAYGSNAAAAWAAGTTGSASVYIGVIDEGIQYNHPDLAGQVGNPLETANGADDDGNGYVDDVYGWDFDGNNNSVYDGTTLGVADDHGTHVSGTIGAKANNGAGVVGVNWNVKMISGKFLGAAGGNTANAIKAIDYFTGLKARGVNIVATNNSWGGGGYSQALGDAIGRANNANILFIAAAGNGGTDQVGDNNDTTPSYPSSYPHANVVSVAAITKTGTRASYSNYGPTSVDIGAPGSAVWSTTAYNTYGSLSGTSMATPHVTGAAALYASTHPGATAAAIKNALLSSAVPTASMAGVTTTGGRLDAFAALSR, from the coding sequence ATGTCTTCCGCGTCGGCCGCGCCCACCACTCAGGCCGCCGCCCCGGCCGCCCCGTCCGCAGTCGCCAACGAGGTGCTGGTCGGCTATGTCAGCGGTGCTGCCGCCACCGATCGGGCTCGGGCCCGTGACCGCGCCGCCGCCCGGCTGGCCGAGCGCGTGGTGCCCGGCGCCGGTTCTCGCGCCGAGGTGGAATTGCTGCGGTTGCCCTCGGGTGCTGACCGGTCCCGCGCCATTCAGGCGCTGAAGGCCGACCCCGCAGTGGCCTACGCCGAGCCGAACTGGATTTACACCCACGCAGCCACCAGCACCGATCCCTATTACACCGATGGCAGCCTGTGGGGCATGTACGGCCCGAGCACGACTCCGGCCAATGCCTACGGCAGTAATGCCGCCGCGGCCTGGGCAGCGGGCACCACTGGTTCAGCGAGTGTGTACATCGGCGTCATCGATGAGGGCATCCAGTACAACCACCCCGACCTCGCCGGTCAGGTGGGCAACCCGCTCGAGACCGCCAACGGCGCCGATGACGACGGCAACGGCTACGTCGACGACGTCTACGGCTGGGACTTCGACGGCAACAACAACTCCGTCTATGACGGCACCACGCTGGGCGTCGCGGACGACCACGGCACCCACGTCTCGGGCACCATCGGCGCCAAGGCCAACAACGGCGCCGGCGTGGTCGGCGTGAACTGGAACGTCAAGATGATCAGCGGCAAGTTCCTGGGCGCGGCCGGTGGCAACACCGCCAACGCGATCAAGGCGATCGACTACTTCACCGGCCTGAAGGCCCGCGGGGTCAACATCGTGGCGACCAACAACTCGTGGGGCGGCGGCGGCTACTCCCAGGCGCTCGGTGACGCGATCGGGCGGGCCAACAACGCCAACATCCTGTTCATCGCCGCGGCCGGTAACGGCGGCACCGACCAGGTCGGGGACAACAACGACACCACCCCGAGCTACCCGTCCTCCTACCCGCACGCCAACGTGGTCTCGGTAGCCGCCATCACCAAGACCGGCACCCGGGCCAGCTACTCCAACTACGGCCCGACCAGTGTCGACATCGGCGCGCCGGGCTCGGCGGTCTGGTCCACCACCGCCTACAACACCTACGGCTCCCTCAGCGGAACCTCGATGGCCACCCCGCACGTCACCGGAGCGGCCGCGCTCTACGCCTCGACCCACCCCGGGGCAACGGCCGCCGCGATCAAGAACGCCCTGCTCAGCAGCGCCGTTCCGACCGCATCGATGGCTGGCGTGACCACCACCGGTGGCCGGCTGGACGCCTTCGCGGCCCTGTCCCGGTAG
- a CDS encoding glycosyltransferase family 4 protein produces MTPRRITFLVWRDTAHPDGGGSEVYVEHMARWLAGRGHDVTIFCAAHPNAPRDEVRDGVRFHRRGGWLSVYPRGLAYLLSPAGRRADIVVDVHNGIPFAAPLVRRRRLHVLVHHVHREQWQIIYPGLRGRIGWWVESWLAPRLYRRHPYVTVSQSSKQDLVGLGVAAHRISVVCNGIDVPHPSRLRPRSASPRICVLGRLVPHKQFEHALRLMARLRMSMPELRLDVIGSGWWSAELAAAAEELGVSDLVTFHGHVSDIERDALLDASWLMLVPSIKEGWGIAIMEAAARSVPALAYSFAGGVTESIVDGETGVLVADLDELVSQCQALLTDSEARLAMGKKARNRAESFGWQRSAEAFEHLLMEQRDQRLPYGMTATVSTGFSFGAAVVDDTTPQTAPPASTTPMTPPTTPEMSLPTKNPPS; encoded by the coding sequence ATGACGCCGCGGCGCATCACCTTTCTGGTGTGGCGCGACACGGCCCATCCCGACGGCGGTGGCTCAGAGGTCTACGTCGAGCACATGGCCCGCTGGCTGGCCGGCCGGGGGCACGACGTCACCATCTTCTGCGCGGCACACCCCAATGCCCCCCGCGACGAGGTCCGCGACGGCGTCCGGTTCCACCGCCGGGGCGGTTGGCTCAGCGTCTACCCGCGCGGGCTGGCCTACCTGCTGAGCCCGGCCGGCCGGCGCGCCGACATCGTGGTCGACGTCCACAACGGCATCCCGTTCGCCGCCCCGCTGGTTCGCCGCCGGCGCCTGCACGTGCTGGTGCACCACGTGCACCGCGAGCAGTGGCAGATCATCTATCCGGGCCTGCGCGGCCGGATCGGCTGGTGGGTGGAGTCCTGGCTCGCCCCCCGGCTGTACCGGCGGCACCCCTACGTCACCGTGTCGCAGTCCAGCAAGCAGGACCTGGTCGGGCTCGGCGTCGCCGCTCACCGGATCTCGGTGGTCTGCAACGGGATCGACGTTCCGCACCCGTCCCGGCTGCGACCGCGCTCGGCGAGCCCACGGATCTGCGTGCTCGGCCGCCTGGTGCCGCACAAGCAGTTCGAGCACGCGCTACGGCTGATGGCCCGGTTGCGGATGAGCATGCCGGAGTTGCGGCTGGACGTGATCGGCTCGGGCTGGTGGTCGGCCGAACTGGCCGCCGCGGCCGAGGAACTGGGCGTCAGCGACCTGGTGACGTTCCACGGCCACGTCAGCGACATCGAGCGCGATGCGCTGCTCGACGCCAGCTGGCTGATGCTGGTGCCCTCGATCAAGGAGGGCTGGGGCATCGCCATCATGGAGGCTGCCGCCCGGTCGGTGCCCGCCCTGGCTTACTCCTTCGCCGGCGGGGTGACCGAGTCGATCGTCGACGGTGAGACCGGCGTCCTGGTGGCCGACCTCGACGAGCTCGTCAGCCAGTGCCAGGCGCTGTTGACCGACAGCGAGGCACGGCTGGCGATGGGAAAGAAAGCCCGGAACCGGGCTGAGAGCTTCGGCTGGCAGCGCTCAGCGGAAGCCTTCGAGCACCTGCTGATGGAGCAGCGGGATCAGCGGTTGCCGTACGGGATGACCGCGACCGTGTCGACGGGATTCTCCTTCGGGGCTGCGGTCGTGGACGACACCACGCCCCAGACGGCCCCTCCAGCGAGCACCACGCCGATGACGCCGCCGACGACACCTGAGATGAGCTTGCCCACTAAGAATCCTCCGAGCTAG